CGGCGGTCTGCGCATGGTGCGCGCCCTCAGGGAACAGCTGGAAGACAGCCTGGGCCGCAAGCTGGAAAAAACGGCCATAGCCGTGCCCCCCGGCACCGGCGAACGTGACTGCGCTACCCACCGGCATGTGGCCGAGGGGGCCGGACTGGAGGTCACCGCCCTGCTGGATGAACCCACGGCCGCCAACAATGTGCTGGGCGTGCGCGACGGGGCCATTGTGGACATCGGCGGCGGCACTACCGGCATTGCCGTGCTGCGCGGCGGCCAAGTGACCTATGTGGCGGACGAACCCACGGGCGGCACGCACCTTTCCCTGGTGCTGGCCGGCAACTACGATGTGGACTTTGAGGCGGCCGAGGCCCTGAAAAAAGACCCTGCCCGCCAAAAGGAAATCCTGCCCGTGGTGCGGCCCGTCATTGAAAAGATGGGGGCCATTATCCAACGCCATGTGGCCGGACGCGGCGTACAGACCCTCTACCTGGTGGGCGGCACCTGCTGCCTGCCAGGCATGGAAACGATCATCGCCAGATACACGGGCCTTACGGCCCGCAAGCCCGCCAATCCCTTTTTGGTTACGCCCCTGGGCATTGCCTTGGGTTGCGGCGCGTCCGCCTGAGCGGACAAAGCAAGGACTCTGAACCATGAACGCCCCAATGCAGGACATTGTCGCCGCCGTGGTAGGCCAGGTGCTGGAAGCTCTGGGCCGCCCTTCCCCCGCGGGCGAAGCCGGGCCTTTAGCGGCGCTGCTGCCCCCGGAAGACCTTCGTCTGGCAGCAGCCGTGCGTGAAAGGCTGCCCCAGGCGCGGGTGCGCTGCGACCCGGCCGGGCACGGCCCCCGACCAGACTTCTACGTCATCCCGGAACTGAGCTGTTCAGAAATGGTCGACCTGGCCCAGGGGCGGGCCTCCTGTCTGGCCCTGGCCCGGGTGCTGGACCTTCTTCTGGCGGGCAACGCCGTGCGCACCCTGGGCTTTGCTTACCGTGCGCACGAGGCCACGGCCCCTGAGGCCCTGTGGCGTCTGTATCAAGGCTATGAAGCTGCACTGGCCTCCTACGGGCTTACGGAGCTGCCCCCGGCGGCCCCGGAGGCCCTGCTCTCCCGCCGGGAGTTGGTGGCGGCCGCCCACGTGACCGAGGCCGTCCGTCAGGGCGCGCGCGTGCTGCGCGTTCCCCGCCGGGCCGTTGTTACGCCGCTGGCCCGTGAGGCGGCAGCGGAACAACATCTGACCATCTTGCAAAACCTGTAGGGGGCGCCATGCTGGTAGGCATTGTCGTCGGAAACGTCTGGGCCACGCGCAAGGAAGACGCCCTCAATGGGCTGAAGCTCATGGTGGTGCAGCGGCTGGACCTCGCCCACAACAAACTGGCCGAAAGTTTTGTGGCCGTAGACTGCGTGGGCGCGGGCACAGGCGAAAAAGTGCTCATCACCACGGGCAGCTCCGCCCGCAAGGCGCTGTTTAATGAAGAGGCTCCCGTGGACGCCGCCATTGTGGGCATTCTGGACCAGGAAGACATGATGGGCTGCAAAGCCCCGCGCAAGGAGTAGGCCGTGGACACGCTGGGCATAGTGGACAGCCGCAGCATAGCCGCGGGCACGGCCTTGGCCGACAGCATGCTCAAGGCCGCGGCCGTGACCCTGGTGCGAGCGTCAGTGGTCTGCGCCGGAAGGCTGCTCATTGTGGTGGAAGGCGATCGCGAAGCTGTGGAAACGGCCGTACGGACCGCGCGTGAAGCTGAAGCCTCCCTGGCGGGCAGCTACATTATCTCTCCCGTGGACCCGCAGGTGCAGGCGGCCCTGCGCCGTCGGCCCCAGCCCGCGGCCGGGCAGGCCCTGGGCGTGGTGGAATGCCGCAACGCGGCAGACGGCGTCATGGCGGCGGACGCTGCGGTCAAAAAGGCCCAGGTGGCCCTCATGCGGCTGGTGCTGGGCCAGGGCATAGGCGGCAAATCCTTTTTTGTGCTCACGGGCGACGTGGCCGCCGTGCGCGAGGCTGTGGACACGGCCACGGCAGAACTGGGCAAAAGCCTGCTGCGGGCAGTGGTCCTGCCGCGCCCGGAGCCGGAAGTAACCCAGGCCCTTGCGGGCGTGGCCAAACCTAACCCCGCCCCGGCGGGAGAATGAGGTGTGTATGAGCAAGACGCTGATAACCGTGGATAACCTTCAGGACTTTATTCACGACAACCGCCTGAATATGGATGCAGACAAAATCCTCACCGCCGGCGCACGGGACGAACTCACCCGACGCGGCGTCGACGTGGTCTACGACGCGGCTCCGGCTGGGGCCTGCGCCGCTCACGCGGCCACTACTCCGGCGGATACAGATCTGCTGGTGGGTGTGGCCGCCATCATCAAACAGCACTACGGCATCACCGATCCGGAGGATCTTAAAAAGGTTACCCTGGAAACCGTGGCTGCCATCGGCAAGGGCCTGCACTAGAGCAGTTAGCGAATGAAATGAGCTAACTGCTCTGCAAGGATTTTCTTGAAAATCCTTGCCACGAAATGCGAGAAGGCAGGCTTTTGCCTGCCGTAAGCGAGCATTTCAAGTGTTAAATGCTCTAGAGCAGAGAACCGTTGAGAATATGTCTTCTCAAAGATTATGGCACGGTTGTTCCGGCGCCTACCTGCGCAAAAACATAGCGATGCTGTCTTCATCCGTAGTTTCCTGCGTCGCAACGGCTGCGGCTGCGCTTGCGCCTCCATTATGGGCGTCTGCTTACGCAACCGCCAGGACATTGCGACGTTGCAATGCTTGGCGCGCCCCTGACAACAACACTTTTGCAGCAATAAGGAGAATACAATGAGTACAATGACGGATGCCCTGGGCATGATTGAAACCAGAGGTCTGGTGGGCGCGGTGGAAGCCGCCGACGCCATGGTCAAGGCCGCCAACGTGACCCTCATCGGCAAGGAGCAGGTGGGCTCCGGTCTGGTAACGGTCATGGTGCGCGGCGATGTGGGGGCCGTGAAGGCCGCTACGGACGCGGGCGCGGCCGCCGCCTCCCGCGTGGGCGAGCTGGTGAGCGTGCACGTCATCCCCCGCCCGCACGAAGAAGTGGAAATGATCCTGCCCAAACGCCGCTAAAGCCTTTGCCATGAGCGGCAGGTCGTGGCCGGAGCCGGTTTGACCGGTTCCGGCGCGACGGCAAAACCCCGTCCGCGGCGACGCAACGCGTTTCTGAACACAAAAAAACCAATCCGGCTCCATCCCGGCCCGAATCCGCCCGGTTCGCGGCGGCCCCCAAGGCCTTCCGGAGGAAAGAGTGACCCAGTTTTACGGAAAGACAAAAATCTGCTACGGCCCCTATGCCCTGGAAATGCTGGAAACCTTCCCGGCCACGCAAGCCTTTGTAGTGACAGACCCCTTTATGGTCAAAAGCGGCTTTGCGGACCAGGCCATCAGCCACCTCAAGCGCAAGGGCGTAGGCCACACCCTTTTTTCCGGCGTGGAGCCAGACCCCACCCTGCAGGCCGTGGTGGCGGCCACCAAGCTCTTTCTGCAAAGCCGGGCCGACCTTATCCTGGCCCTGGGCGGCGGTTCGGCCATAGACATGGCCAAGGCCATTTCCTACTTCGGCCGCAAGGCGGACCAGAGCCGACAGACCTTGCTGGTGGCCATACCCACCACCAGCGGCACGGGTTCGGAAGTGACCTCCATAGCCGTCATCACGGACAAGGAGCAGGCGGTCAAAATCCCCCTCAACGACGAGTTGCTTATCCCCGATGTGGCCATTCTGGACGCGCGCTTCACCCGCACCGTGCCCCCGGCCGTCACGGCCTCCACCGGCATGGACGTGCTGACCCACGCTATAGAAGCCTACACCTCCCGTTACAGCAACGTCTTTACGGCCATCTATGCAGAACGGGCCATCCGCCACGTCTTCACCTACCTGCGCCGGGCTTACGTCCACGGCGACGACATGGTGGCGCGCGACAACATGCTCATTGCCTCCTGCATGGCCGGACTGGCCTTTACCAACAGCGGTCTGGGCATCACGCACAGTCTGGCCCACAGTCTGGGCGGGCTTTTTCACATTCCCCACGGCCTGGCCAATGCCGTGCTGCTGCCGCACGCTATTCTGTTTAACCGGTTCGACGCCGGCGTGAAGTACAAAGAAATTGCCGAAATGGCGGGCATTGCCGCCCCCACGGTGGAAGAAGGCACGCATAACCTCGTGGCCGCCGTGCGCGAACTCAACACCGCCCTGGGCATCCCGGCCCAGGTGCGCCAGCTCAAGGTGGATGCCGTCCAGTACCGTGCTCATCTGCCCTCCATGGCCGCCAACGCTCTGGAAGACATCTGCACCCAAAGCAACCCCCGCATGCCCTCGCTGGACGATCTGGCGGAACTGCTGCTGCGGGCCTGGTAAACGCCGCCGGGCCACAGGCGCGGCCCGCCGCCATAGGAAAACGGTTCGATAAAAGAGAGTGTATCATGGGAAATCAGATTGTGGAGGCCATCCGCCAGGCGGGTGTGGTGGGCGCCGGCGGCGCCGGGCTGCCCACGCACGTAAAGGCCGACGCCAGCGTCGGCACGGTTCTGGTCAATGGCGCCAGCTGCGAGCCCCTGCTCATGAGCGACCCTTACCTGCTGGAATGCCGCACCGAGGAACTGTTGCGCGGGCTGCGGGCCATGATGGATTGCACGGGCGCGCAACGGGGCGTGGTCTGCCTTAAAGGCAAGCACGCGGCGGCTTTGCGGCAAGTGCGTCAGGCCGTGGCCGACCGTCCGGACATGGACGTTTTTGAACTGGGCGATTTTTACCCCGCCGGCGACGAACAGGTCATGGTCTACGAAGTGCTGGGCGCTGTGGTGCCGGAGCGGGGCCTGCCCCTGCAGGTGGGCGCTGTGGTCAGCAATGTGGAAAGCCTCTGCAATGTGGCGCGCGCCCTGGAGGGCAAACCCGTGACCCACCGCTACCTTACCGTGGGCTGTGCAGTGGCCCGGCCCATGGTGCTGCGCGTGCCTGTGGGCACTTGCGTGGACGAGGTGCTGCGCTTTGCGGGCGGCCCCACCCTTACGGAGTATAAAGTAGTAGACGGCGGCCCCATGATGGGCCGGGTGCTGCCCCATACACAGCAGCCCGTGACCAAGACCACCAGCGGCCTGCTGGTGCYGCCTCCGGACCATACGGTGGTGGCCCGCAAAATCATGGACGAACGCACTGTGCGGCGGCTGACCAACACAGTCTGCTGTCAGTGCTCCCTGTGCACAGACCTCTGCCCGCGCAACCTGCTGGGGCACAGCCTGCATCCGCACAAGCTCATGCGCGTGTCCGCCGGGACGGCGGCGACGGAAGTTCCTGTGGCCAAAGAGGCCCTGCTCTGTTCCGAGTGCGGCATCTGCGAAAAATTCGCCTGTCCGCTGGGCCTTTCCCCACGCGAGGTCAACGCTCAGCTCAAAAGAGAACTGGGCAAGGCCCGCATTGCCTGGCAATACGACGGACGCCCCCTGCACCCGTCACGCTTTCGGGAGGAGCGGCGCATCCCCACCAGCCGCCTGGTGCAGCGTCTGGGCCTGAGCGACTATGCGGCCCACCCGCCCTTTGTGGGCGATTATGTGCCCACGGAGGTGCGCATTCCCTTGCGCCAGCATATCGGCGCGCCCGCCGTGCCTGTAGTAACAGTGGGCCGGCAGGTGCACGTGGGCGATCTGCTGGGGGAAATCCCCGAAGGCGCCATGGGCGCACGCGTACACGCCAGCATCAGCGGCACAATACGTGCGGTGGAAAACGGCTTTATCACCATCAGGGCTTAAAGGGACAGCATCATGAGAGTACGCACTATCGGCTGTGTAGAACTGAACAGCATCGGGCTGGGCATGGAAACGGCAGACGCCATGGTCAAGGCGGCCCAGGTGGAACTGGTGCTGGCGCGCACCACCTGCCCCGGCAGGTACCTGATCATCATCACGGGCGACACCGGCGCGGTTACCGACTCCGTGGAAACCGGCCTGCGCCTGGGCGGCGACATGGTGGTGGACAGCTTCGTCATCCCCAATGTGCATGCGGACGTGGTCCCGGCCATGAACGGCACGGCCCTGCCCGGCCCCATCAACGCCCTGGGCGTTATTGAAACCTACACGGCGGCCTCCTGCGTGCTGGCTGCTGACGCCGCGGCCAAAGCCGGCGACGTGAGCCTGCTGGAGCTACGGCTTTCCGCCGGGCTGGGCGGCAAGGCCTTTGTGGTCATGACCGGCGAGGTCAGCGCCGTGCGCTCTTCCGTAGAGGCCGGGGCGGCCAACGCAGCTGCGGCAAATCCCGTAGTCAGCAAAATCGTCATCCCCTCCCCCAGCGAAGAACTGAAGCGGCAACTGCTCTAGCCCGGATGCCCCTATGGAAGACCACAAGCAGCGCATAATTCAGGAACATGTGCCGGGCCGTCAGGTTACCCTGGCCCACCTCATCGCCAGCCCCCAGCGGACGCTTTTCCACAATCTGGGGCTGGGCGACCGGCAGGCCTCGGCCATCGGCATTCTGACCATCACCCCCAGCGAAGGCGTAATTATCGCGGCGGACATCGCCACCAAGGCCGCCGCCGTGGAGGTGGGCTTTCTGGACCGCGTGGGCGGCTCCCTGCTTTTTACGGGCGACGTGGCCAGCGTAGAAGCCGCTCTGCGCGCCGTGCTGGACTACTTTGACGCCACCCTGCACTACGCCCTTACGGCCCTGACCCACTCCTGAGGCGGCTGCGCGCCGCAGGCCAGCGCACAAGGCTATACAGGAAGACCGCACTGTGCAGACGCACCATCAGGCGTAAGCAATCAACATTATAAAAGCATACAAAAAGGGAAAGCCCGTGGGCTTTCCCTTTTTGTATGCTACCGCACCGGCCTCAGGCTATCGCATTCCTGGTGTTTTTTTGGGCCTTGCCCGCCGCCTTGGGGGCGGGTCCGCTTTCCAGTTCCAGCCCGTCGTTGGAGCACGTCAGCCGGGCTTTGCCGCCCTTCTTCAGGTTGCCGAACAGCAGGGCGGAGGCCAGCCGGTCTTCCAGCTCCGTACGCAGCAGCCGCCGCAGGGGCCGCGCGCCCATGGCCGGGTCAAAACCCTTGCGGGCCAGCCAGCGCCGGGCCGCGTCGGTTACGGTCAATTCTACCCTGTGTTGCTCCAGGCTCTGGCGGATGTCACTCAAAAACTTGTCCACAATGCGCAGCATCATGGGTTCCGTCAGGCTGCCAAAGGGCACCAGAGCGTCCAGCCGGTTGCGGAACTCCGGGCTGAAGGTGTTTTCCACGGCCTTGAGCGCCTTGTGGGCCGCGTCCTGCGGCACGGAACCCGCAAAGCCCATACTGGGCCGGGACATTTCGAAGGCTCCGGCATTGGAGGTCATGATCAGCACCACGTGCGAAAAATCCGTCTTGCGTCCGGTGTTGTCCGTGAGCGTGGCGTAGTCCATAACTTGAAGCAATACATTAAAGATATCCGGATGAGCCTTTTCCATTTCATCCAGAAGCACCACAGAGTAAGGCGCCTTGCGCACGGCCTCGGTGAGCAGACCGCCCTGGTCAAAGCCCACATAGCCGGGAGGCGCGCCGATAAGCCGCGACACGGCGTGTTTTTCCATATACTCGCTCATGTCATAGCGCAGAAATTCCACGCCCATGAGCTTGGCCAGACTGCGGGCCACTTCGGTCTTGCCCACGCCTGTGGGCCCGTAGAATAAAAAGGCCCCGGCCGGACGCTGCTCCTGCCCCAGGCCGGCGCGCGCCCGCAAAATGGCCCGCACGGTGACTTCAATGGCGGTTTCCTGGCCGAACACCAGCTGCTTGAGGTCCTTTTCCAGGTGGGCCAGGCGCGTGCGTTCCTTGCCGGAAACCGTGCGCACGGGCACGCCCGCCATGCGGGCCACCACGCGCTCCACATCGCCTACGCCCACCTGCGGGGTTTCTTCTCCGCGCGCCGGCCGCACGCCACGCCCCAGGCGCACGGCCGCGCCGCACTCGTCCAGCACGTCAATGGCCTTGTCCGGCAGCAGGCGGTCGCGCACGTGCCGGGCGGTCAGGTCCACCATAGCCTTAAGGGCCGCCGGGACATAACGCACCTTGTGGTAGTCCGCGTAGCGCTTTTCCAGCCCCTGCAGAATGCGCAGGCACTCTTCCGCACTGGGTTCGGTGAGGTCGATGCGCTGAAAACGCCGGGCCAGGGCGCGGTCTTTTTCAAAATGGTTGCGGAATTCCTCATAGGTGGTGGAGCCGATGCAGCGCAGTTCGCCTCCGGCCAGCACGGGCTTGAGCAGGTTGGAGGCGTCCAGGGAGCCGCCGGAGGTGGAACCCGCCCCCACAATAGTGTGAATTTCATCAATAAACAGGATGGAATCGGGCTGTTCCTTAAGCCGCTGCACCACGGCCTTGAGGCGGCCTTCAAAATCGCCGCGGTAGCGGGTGCCCGCCAGCAAGAGCCCCATGTCCAGGGCGTAAAGGTGGGTTTGGGCAAACATTTCGGGCACACGGCCCTCCACGATGCGCAAGGCCAGGCCCTCGGCCAGTGCGGTTTTGCCTACGCCGGGGTCGCCCACAAACAGCGGGTTGTTCTTGCGGCGACGGCAGAGCACCTCCACGGCGCGGTCCAGCTCCGCCTCCCGGCCCACCAGGGGGTCGATCTTGCCCTCCCGCGCCCGCTCGGTGAGGTCTACCGTATATTGGGCAAGCGGATCGGCGGCCTTGGCCTCCTTGCCGCCCTCGGCGCCGGCCTGCTCCACGCCGCGCGAACCGCCGCCCTCTTCCAGGCCGTGCGACACAAAGGTCAGCACGTCCAGGCGTTCCACCCCTTGCTTGCGCAGATAGAATAGGGCGTAGCTCTCGTCTTCGTCCATGATGGAAATGAGCAGATCGCCCAGTTCTACCGTGTCGCGTCCTGAGGAGCGGATATGCGCCAGCGCCCTGTCCAGTACGCGCTGTACGCCCTCGGTCTGGGAGACTTCATGGTTGCGCGTGAGGGGCACGGACTCCAGCTCCCGGCTGAAAAACTCCTCCAGCTGTTCGCGCAGCACCGGCACGCTGGCGCCGCTGCCCTCCAGGATGATGCGTCCCCGCATGTTGTTGGTAAGGGCAAAGAGCACGTGCTCCACGGTCAGCAGGTCGTGCCGACGGCGGTGGGCTTCCATGAGCGCGTCACGGATGACGCTTTGAACACTTTTACTCAGCATAGGCGTATCTCAATGGACTTTTTCCATAGTGCATTTGAGGGGATACCCCGCGGCTCTGGCCGTAGTGCGCACCCTGTGGACCTTGGTTTCCGCCACTTCCTGGGTGAACACACCGCACTGGCCCACACCCTGATGGTGCACAAGCAGCATGATGGCCGTAGCCTCTTCGGGGGTTTTATGAAAGATGTTGCGCAGTACGCTGACCACAAAATCCATGCTGGTATAGTCGTCGTTGTGCAGCAGCACCCGGTAGCGTTCCGGTTCCTTGATTTCCTGCTCCACCGCCACACGGCTCTGGCCGTCGCTACGGTTT
This portion of the Desulfovibrio legallii genome encodes:
- the eutJ gene encoding ethanolamine utilization protein EutJ; protein product: MDFTAVDKRIAALEATRAKPCKVSPTEPLAVGLDLGTAYIVLAVVDSRQRPVACAVQSAQVVRDGLVVDYAGGLRMVRALREQLEDSLGRKLEKTAIAVPPGTGERDCATHRHVAEGAGLEVTALLDEPTAANNVLGVRDGAIVDIGGGTTGIAVLRGGQVTYVADEPTGGTHLSLVLAGNYDVDFEAAEALKKDPARQKEILPVVRPVIEKMGAIIQRHVAGRGVQTLYLVGGTCCLPGMETIIARYTGLTARKPANPFLVTPLGIALGCGASA
- a CDS encoding EutN/CcmL family microcompartment protein, whose amino-acid sequence is MLVGIVVGNVWATRKEDALNGLKLMVVQRLDLAHNKLAESFVAVDCVGAGTGEKVLITTGSSARKALFNEEAPVDAAIVGILDQEDMMGCKAPRKE
- a CDS encoding BMC domain-containing protein; the protein is MDTLGIVDSRSIAAGTALADSMLKAAAVTLVRASVVCAGRLLIVVEGDREAVETAVRTAREAEASLAGSYIISPVDPQVQAALRRRPQPAAGQALGVVECRNAADGVMAADAAVKKAQVALMRLVLGQGIGGKSFFVLTGDVAAVREAVDTATAELGKSLLRAVVLPRPEPEVTQALAGVAKPNPAPAGE
- a CDS encoding BMC domain-containing protein, whose translation is MTDALGMIETRGLVGAVEAADAMVKAANVTLIGKEQVGSGLVTVMVRGDVGAVKAATDAGAAAASRVGELVSVHVIPRPHEEVEMILPKRR
- a CDS encoding 1-propanol dehydrogenase PduQ, with the protein product MTQFYGKTKICYGPYALEMLETFPATQAFVVTDPFMVKSGFADQAISHLKRKGVGHTLFSGVEPDPTLQAVVAATKLFLQSRADLILALGGGSAIDMAKAISYFGRKADQSRQTLLVAIPTTSGTGSEVTSIAVITDKEQAVKIPLNDELLIPDVAILDARFTRTVPPAVTASTGMDVLTHAIEAYTSRYSNVFTAIYAERAIRHVFTYLRRAYVHGDDMVARDNMLIASCMAGLAFTNSGLGITHSLAHSLGGLFHIPHGLANAVLLPHAILFNRFDAGVKYKEIAEMAGIAAPTVEEGTHNLVAAVRELNTALGIPAQVRQLKVDAVQYRAHLPSMAANALEDICTQSNPRMPSLDDLAELLLRAW
- a CDS encoding 4Fe-4S dicluster domain-containing protein; the encoded protein is MGNQIVEAIRQAGVVGAGGAGLPTHVKADASVGTVLVNGASCEPLLMSDPYLLECRTEELLRGLRAMMDCTGAQRGVVCLKGKHAAALRQVRQAVADRPDMDVFELGDFYPAGDEQVMVYEVLGAVVPERGLPLQVGAVVSNVESLCNVARALEGKPVTHRYLTVGCAVARPMVLRVPVGTCVDEVLRFAGGPTLTEYKVVDGGPMMGRVLPHTQQPVTKTTSGLLVXPPDHTVVARKIMDERTVRRLTNTVCCQCSLCTDLCPRNLLGHSLHPHKLMRVSAGTAATEVPVAKEALLCSECGICEKFACPLGLSPREVNAQLKRELGKARIAWQYDGRPLHPSRFREERRIPTSRLVQRLGLSDYAAHPPFVGDYVPTEVRIPLRQHIGAPAVPVVTVGRQVHVGDLLGEIPEGAMGARVHASISGTIRAVENGFITIRA
- a CDS encoding BMC domain-containing protein, which gives rise to MRVRTIGCVELNSIGLGMETADAMVKAAQVELVLARTTCPGRYLIIITGDTGAVTDSVETGLRLGGDMVVDSFVIPNVHADVVPAMNGTALPGPINALGVIETYTAASCVLAADAAAKAGDVSLLELRLSAGLGGKAFVVMTGEVSAVRSSVEAGAANAAAANPVVSKIVIPSPSEELKRQLL
- a CDS encoding BMC domain-containing protein, whose protein sequence is MEDHKQRIIQEHVPGRQVTLAHLIASPQRTLFHNLGLGDRQASAIGILTITPSEGVIIAADIATKAAAVEVGFLDRVGGSLLFTGDVASVEAALRAVLDYFDATLHYALTALTHS
- the clpA gene encoding ATP-dependent Clp protease ATP-binding subunit ClpA, with the protein product MLSKSVQSVIRDALMEAHRRRHDLLTVEHVLFALTNNMRGRIILEGSGASVPVLREQLEEFFSRELESVPLTRNHEVSQTEGVQRVLDRALAHIRSSGRDTVELGDLLISIMDEDESYALFYLRKQGVERLDVLTFVSHGLEEGGGSRGVEQAGAEGGKEAKAADPLAQYTVDLTERAREGKIDPLVGREAELDRAVEVLCRRRKNNPLFVGDPGVGKTALAEGLALRIVEGRVPEMFAQTHLYALDMGLLLAGTRYRGDFEGRLKAVVQRLKEQPDSILFIDEIHTIVGAGSTSGGSLDASNLLKPVLAGGELRCIGSTTYEEFRNHFEKDRALARRFQRIDLTEPSAEECLRILQGLEKRYADYHKVRYVPAALKAMVDLTARHVRDRLLPDKAIDVLDECGAAVRLGRGVRPARGEETPQVGVGDVERVVARMAGVPVRTVSGKERTRLAHLEKDLKQLVFGQETAIEVTVRAILRARAGLGQEQRPAGAFLFYGPTGVGKTEVARSLAKLMGVEFLRYDMSEYMEKHAVSRLIGAPPGYVGFDQGGLLTEAVRKAPYSVVLLDEMEKAHPDIFNVLLQVMDYATLTDNTGRKTDFSHVVLIMTSNAGAFEMSRPSMGFAGSVPQDAAHKALKAVENTFSPEFRNRLDALVPFGSLTEPMMLRIVDKFLSDIRQSLEQHRVELTVTDAARRWLARKGFDPAMGARPLRRLLRTELEDRLASALLFGNLKKGGKARLTCSNDGLELESGPAPKAAGKAQKNTRNAIA
- the clpS gene encoding ATP-dependent Clp protease adapter ClpS, with product MSWNDANRSDGQSRVAVEQEIKEPERYRVLLHNDDYTSMDFVVSVLRNIFHKTPEEATAIMLLVHHQGVGQCGVFTQEVAETKVHRVRTTARAAGYPLKCTMEKVH